The following proteins are co-located in the Microbacterium sp. Clip185 genome:
- the mqo gene encoding malate dehydrogenase (quinone), which yields MTGNVDVLLIGGGIMSATLGTFLQQLQPDWKIAVFERLGEVAQESSNAWNNAGTGHAALCELNYMPAAPDGSVDPAKAVAINEQFQQSRQFWSTLVERGVLAAPETFINSTPHMTFVRGEKDVAYLKRRYESLKQQPLFEGIEYSDDSRVINEWAPLLMQQRRKGEPFAATRVPSGTDVDFGSLTRQLLDSMQRGGAEVLTGREVRSLKRQKDGSWQVGYRHTVGRTPGRINARFVFIGAGGWAIKLLQRSRIPEAKGYGVFPIGGQWLKTSNPALVAQHKAKVYSQASVGAPPMSVPHLDTRVVDGETSLLFGPFATFSPKFLKNGSPWDIVTQVRLSNLGSMLTAGATNLNLVKYLVSELLKTHKKKVDSLREFMPSADGADWELLNAGQRAQVMKGGKLQFGTEVVASADGSIAGLLGASPGASTAVSIMLGLLKSCFPDRIDEWEPQLRELIPSYGTTLNSDPAAAEASLAATAEELHLAV from the coding sequence GTGACAGGAAACGTCGACGTCCTCCTGATCGGTGGCGGCATCATGAGCGCCACGCTCGGGACTTTTTTGCAGCAGCTCCAGCCGGACTGGAAGATCGCGGTGTTCGAGCGTCTGGGCGAGGTCGCCCAGGAGAGCTCCAACGCGTGGAACAACGCCGGCACGGGTCACGCCGCCCTGTGCGAGCTCAACTACATGCCCGCTGCCCCCGACGGTTCGGTCGACCCTGCCAAGGCCGTGGCGATCAACGAACAGTTCCAGCAGAGTCGGCAGTTCTGGTCGACGCTCGTCGAGCGCGGCGTGCTCGCCGCCCCCGAGACCTTCATCAACAGCACCCCCCACATGACGTTCGTGCGCGGCGAGAAGGACGTGGCCTACCTCAAGCGCCGCTACGAATCGCTGAAGCAGCAGCCGCTGTTCGAGGGCATCGAGTACAGCGACGACTCCCGGGTCATCAACGAGTGGGCGCCCCTGCTCATGCAGCAGCGTCGCAAGGGTGAGCCGTTCGCCGCGACCCGGGTGCCCAGCGGCACCGATGTCGACTTCGGTTCGCTCACGCGTCAGCTACTGGATTCGATGCAGCGGGGCGGCGCCGAGGTCCTCACGGGTCGTGAGGTGCGCTCGCTCAAGCGGCAGAAAGACGGCTCGTGGCAGGTCGGCTACCGTCATACGGTGGGCCGGACGCCGGGCCGCATCAACGCACGTTTCGTGTTCATCGGCGCGGGCGGTTGGGCGATCAAGCTGCTGCAGCGCTCGCGCATCCCCGAGGCGAAAGGCTACGGCGTCTTCCCCATCGGCGGCCAGTGGCTGAAGACCAGCAACCCCGCCCTGGTGGCGCAGCACAAGGCGAAGGTCTACTCGCAGGCATCCGTCGGCGCGCCGCCCATGTCGGTGCCGCATCTCGACACCCGCGTCGTCGACGGCGAGACCTCGTTGCTGTTCGGTCCGTTCGCGACCTTCAGCCCGAAGTTCCTCAAGAACGGCTCGCCCTGGGACATCGTCACCCAGGTGCGTCTGTCGAACCTGGGCAGCATGCTCACCGCCGGTGCCACCAACCTCAACCTTGTGAAGTACCTCGTCAGCGAGCTTCTGAAGACGCACAAGAAGAAGGTCGACAGCCTCCGCGAGTTCATGCCGTCGGCCGACGGCGCGGACTGGGAGCTGCTGAACGCCGGACAGCGCGCTCAGGTCATGAAGGGCGGAAAGCTGCAGTTCGGCACGGAGGTCGTCGCCTCCGCCGACGGCTCGATCGCGGGTCTGCTGGGTGCCTCCCCGGGCGCCTCGACGGCGGTGTCGATCATGCTGGGGCTGCTGAAGTCCTGCTTCCCCGACCGCATCGACGAGTGGGAGCCGCAGCTGCGGGAGCTCATCCCCAGCTACGGCACGACGCTGAACTCCGATCCTGCCGCGGCCGAGGCGTCCCTCGCCGCGACGGCCGAGGAACTGCACCTGGCGGTCTGA
- a CDS encoding thymidine kinase: MAKLYFRYGAMNSGKSTALLQAAYNYEERGQHVLLAKPEIDTKGADRISSRLGMSRGVDFLIRPDDDLRELFAAHRARVLAEHGADVACLLIDEAQFLTRAQVDDLLRIVVLDGVPSLAYGIRTDFQTHAFPGSRRLMELAHSLEELKTICRCGRKALFNARLVGGRFVFEGDQVAIDELSHEKVTYESMCAQCYLTASGGRLS; this comes from the coding sequence GTGGCCAAGCTCTACTTCCGCTACGGAGCGATGAACTCCGGCAAGTCGACGGCGCTGCTGCAGGCCGCGTACAACTACGAGGAACGCGGACAGCATGTTCTGCTGGCCAAGCCCGAGATCGACACGAAGGGCGCCGATCGAATCTCGAGCCGATTGGGGATGTCTCGCGGAGTCGACTTCCTGATCCGCCCCGACGACGATCTGCGCGAGCTGTTCGCGGCGCATCGGGCGCGGGTGCTCGCGGAGCACGGCGCGGATGTGGCCTGTCTGCTCATCGATGAGGCGCAGTTCCTCACGCGCGCACAGGTCGACGATCTGCTGCGCATCGTGGTCCTGGACGGTGTTCCCTCTCTCGCCTACGGCATTCGCACCGACTTCCAGACGCACGCGTTCCCCGGATCACGCCGCCTCATGGAACTGGCTCACAGCCTGGAAGAGCTCAAGACGATCTGCCGCTGCGGGCGCAAGGCACTCTTCAACGCCCGGCTGGTCGGCGGCCGTTTCGTCTTCGAGGGGGACCAGGTCGCCATCGACGAGCTCAGTCACGAGAAGGTGACCTACGAGTCGATGTGTGCCCAGTGCTACCTGACCGCGTCCGGCGGCCGCCTCAGCTGA
- a CDS encoding DUF1295 domain-containing protein: MGALGMVIVLAGAVCALCWVLSLITKDTSWVDRIWSVVPVAYVWIFAGTAIANGLDAARLILMAVLVTLWGARLTFNFARKGGYSGMEDYRWAILRARMRPWQFQVFNLLFIVLYQNALLVLITLPAATAMLNATPLNGWDAVWALLFLAFLAGEWLADQQQWNFHRAKAAAGGELAPGFVTTGLFRYSRHPNFFFEQAQWWVLYLIGANAALSAGAGILGGAINVTIAGPLLLTLLFIGSTVFTESITAGKYPAYAEYRRRTSMLVPWPPRTPQTAGVVS, translated from the coding sequence ATGGGCGCTCTGGGGATGGTCATCGTGCTCGCCGGCGCGGTCTGCGCACTGTGCTGGGTCCTGTCGCTGATCACGAAAGACACCTCGTGGGTCGACCGGATCTGGTCGGTCGTGCCGGTCGCCTACGTCTGGATCTTCGCGGGGACGGCGATCGCGAACGGCCTCGACGCGGCACGCCTCATCCTGATGGCGGTGCTCGTGACGCTCTGGGGCGCCAGACTCACCTTCAACTTCGCCCGCAAGGGCGGCTACAGCGGCATGGAGGACTATCGCTGGGCGATCCTGCGAGCCCGGATGCGGCCGTGGCAGTTCCAGGTCTTCAACCTGTTGTTCATCGTGCTGTATCAGAACGCACTGCTCGTGCTGATCACCCTGCCCGCAGCAACAGCGATGCTGAACGCGACCCCGTTGAACGGGTGGGATGCGGTGTGGGCGCTGCTCTTCCTCGCGTTCCTCGCCGGTGAGTGGCTCGCCGACCAGCAGCAGTGGAACTTCCACCGGGCCAAGGCCGCGGCCGGCGGCGAACTCGCGCCCGGCTTCGTGACGACAGGGCTGTTCCGTTACAGCCGCCACCCCAACTTCTTCTTCGAGCAGGCCCAGTGGTGGGTGCTCTATCTGATCGGCGCCAACGCTGCTCTCAGCGCCGGCGCCGGCATCCTGGGCGGAGCGATCAACGTGACCATCGCGGGGCCCCTCCTGCTGACGCTGCTCTTCATCGGCTCGACCGTGTTCACCGAGTCGATCACCGCCGGCAAGTACCCCGCCTACGCGGAGTACCGTCGCAGGACCTCGATGCTGGTGCCATGGCCGCCCCGCACCCCTCAGACCGCCGGGGTGGTCAGCTGA
- a CDS encoding HAD-IIB family hydrolase, whose translation MTQPPKLVAFDLDDTLAPSKSAVDPRIADLLLELASRVEVAIISGGQLAQFRAQVVEQLPDTTDDILDHVHLLPTCGTQYYRLTPEGITTVYAHSLTDDEKTRALAAVEEEAKRLDLWAEQTWGPILEDRGSQITFSALGQSAPLDAKTAWDPTGEKKNTLREAVAARIPDLEVRSGGSTSVDITHRGIDKAYGMQRLAEHTGISLDDMLFIGDRLDPDGNDYPVLALGVTCHAVDGWHDTADYLDALIPTLPTR comes from the coding sequence ATGACTCAGCCGCCGAAGCTCGTTGCGTTCGATCTGGACGACACGCTCGCCCCGTCCAAGAGCGCGGTCGACCCTCGGATCGCGGACCTGCTGCTCGAGCTCGCCTCGCGCGTGGAGGTCGCGATCATCTCCGGCGGCCAGCTCGCCCAGTTCCGTGCCCAGGTCGTCGAGCAGCTTCCCGACACCACCGACGACATCCTCGACCACGTGCACCTGCTGCCCACCTGCGGCACCCAGTACTACCGCCTCACCCCCGAAGGCATCACCACCGTCTACGCCCACAGCCTCACCGACGACGAGAAGACCCGCGCCCTCGCCGCCGTCGAAGAAGAAGCCAAACGCCTCGACCTCTGGGCCGAGCAGACCTGGGGTCCGATCCTCGAAGACCGCGGCTCGCAGATCACCTTCTCCGCCCTCGGCCAGTCCGCACCGCTGGACGCCAAGACCGCGTGGGACCCCACCGGCGAGAAGAAGAACACCCTCCGCGAAGCCGTCGCCGCCCGCATCCCCGACCTCGAAGTCCGCTCCGGCGGATCCACCAGCGTCGACATCACCCACCGCGGCATCGACAAGGCCTACGGCATGCAACGCCTCGCCGAACACACCGGCATCAGCCTCGACGACATGCTCTTCATCGGCGACCGCCTCGACCCCGACGGCAACGACTACCCCGTGCTCGCCCTCGGCGTCACCTGCCACGCCGTCGACGGGTGGCACGACACCGCCGACTACCTCGACGCCCTCATCCCCACCCTCCCCACCCGCTGA
- a CDS encoding family 43 glycosylhydrolase, producing the protein MPIRRYTSFLAASALVLAGAIVWSAPAQAVTPAAALAYDFDSLSGGGIAPGTLVPDIAGTHPATVRGTGAELTTGPRGGADRALMLPGGAAGSAAAYVEMTPGLTDATTGDLTISAWLKWSGAQECAWAYTLGSSADRYLFATPRCGGNLIGAVKQQGEQRATNNGPASSTRWTHVAVSLESGRRITTFVDGQAVASTATTATGAATAGTDAFSGLLGKSFYGGDPFFAGAIDDVRVDLSALSAEQVREIAAPAASAIAAADAAAVDLGDTSSVVGDLALPRLAAGGSSVTWSSSDPSVVGEDGHVVRPGPGAPDATVTLTPTASFTGQSSEGEPIEITVKAESAQERVQRLSSSLVVPPVVASGTALPLVDGVVWSGDAVRNGEVLENTTALPWNGEITASATIGALSFQKTFSVTVLGTDAQLLVGYTRTPTSDREANQDTVARSIHFALGTSVEDAQPLQGNYGIIFAAGDYVGVDSVDQRGVADPSPFYFSDGRLGFISSRVFMSGAADPVTLTSATVFRATDDRGSQFEELGTIDLGATTGVRAPRAVWDSGQQRYVVSWSDDNGTAYHTTVADLTRTESEAAPFAPENNGQRSRIVAAGNRGDVLTGSLLGVAAVSVAGFADRVADAVPGGTLPVSASLGSALAERYNRVSNIAAQVTDPTVTAGDTEAVGTTRARLTYSDGSTAERAVDWDPADLARVAEATEGTFTVSGTVRQKDYTVPFAANRADPTIYRYTRDGRTTYLFIATDDTNNNNIASAHLPIRVADSFEGLSDAAGGAEREVDLLNRWTRRDTTTDGRTIAGCYWAPEIHEIGGKLSILFSPCFNAGNPTSNEGGDWTTVQSHIMQLREGGDPANPDDWSKPAAVLSPQGAPLGRPGYDRNISLDMTYFEANGQAYYAWSQRYIGATVGDPLTWIAKVDPAQPTRIASEAKPVISPSLSWELRLAEGAFAMERDGKIYLIYSSDGVSPRYVVGGVWADIDSDLMDIDNWHKYNTPLMKSVPMPDGVVDYLTYPQGPGHGAVTTDDDGNELYVYHTWGDGVGGNGRDTRIGRVHWAADGRPILDMTKDEQVAPSLRTVTMTVTVRPTGGVGPSPEPTTSPTPTPGATGASGAIVTSSATRVRQGDTFDVSVSGLQPGEQVRAELHSEPLTIRGIRPADAQGAVTFRVDVPRDFDTGAHTLVVTRADGTTLAPLAVEVVAHDALALTGADWPAAVLVFGLGALAIGITVSYTHRRRA; encoded by the coding sequence CAGCCAGCGCGCTGGTTCTCGCTGGAGCGATCGTGTGGAGCGCGCCGGCCCAGGCCGTGACGCCTGCCGCCGCGCTCGCCTACGACTTCGATTCGCTCTCGGGCGGAGGGATCGCCCCGGGCACACTCGTACCCGACATCGCGGGCACCCATCCCGCAACGGTACGTGGCACCGGCGCCGAGCTCACAACAGGCCCGCGCGGCGGCGCTGATCGAGCTCTCATGCTTCCGGGCGGCGCAGCGGGATCAGCGGCAGCGTACGTCGAGATGACCCCCGGATTGACAGACGCGACAACGGGCGATCTGACCATTTCGGCATGGCTGAAGTGGTCGGGGGCACAGGAATGCGCCTGGGCATACACGCTGGGCAGCTCGGCCGATCGCTACCTCTTCGCCACACCCCGCTGCGGCGGCAACCTCATCGGCGCCGTCAAGCAGCAGGGCGAGCAGCGCGCGACGAACAACGGACCGGCATCCTCCACCCGCTGGACGCACGTCGCCGTCTCGCTGGAGTCAGGACGACGCATCACGACGTTCGTCGACGGCCAGGCGGTCGCCTCCACCGCAACCACCGCAACGGGCGCCGCGACAGCCGGCACCGACGCGTTCTCCGGACTCCTGGGGAAGTCGTTCTACGGTGGCGATCCGTTCTTCGCCGGCGCCATCGACGACGTCCGCGTCGATCTCAGCGCGCTCAGCGCAGAGCAGGTGCGTGAGATCGCTGCGCCCGCAGCGAGCGCCATCGCCGCCGCCGACGCAGCCGCTGTCGACCTCGGCGACACATCGTCCGTCGTCGGTGATCTCGCACTGCCCCGGCTGGCAGCGGGCGGCTCGAGCGTGACCTGGAGCTCCAGCGACCCGTCCGTGGTCGGCGAGGACGGCCACGTTGTCCGCCCCGGCCCCGGCGCTCCCGACGCAACCGTCACGCTGACTCCCACCGCATCCTTTACCGGACAGTCCTCCGAGGGAGAGCCGATCGAGATCACCGTCAAGGCCGAGTCGGCGCAAGAGCGCGTGCAGCGCCTGTCGTCCAGTCTTGTGGTTCCCCCCGTCGTCGCCAGCGGCACGGCACTGCCGCTCGTCGACGGTGTCGTCTGGTCCGGAGACGCGGTGCGCAACGGAGAGGTCCTCGAGAACACCACCGCCCTGCCCTGGAACGGCGAGATCACGGCGTCGGCCACCATCGGCGCTTTGTCCTTCCAGAAGACGTTCTCCGTGACGGTGCTCGGCACCGACGCACAGCTCCTCGTCGGCTACACGCGCACTCCCACCTCCGATCGCGAGGCGAACCAGGACACGGTGGCCCGCAGCATCCACTTCGCGCTGGGCACGTCGGTCGAGGACGCACAGCCCCTGCAGGGCAACTACGGAATCATCTTCGCCGCCGGCGACTACGTGGGCGTGGACAGTGTCGACCAACGCGGTGTCGCCGATCCCTCCCCCTTCTACTTCTCAGACGGGCGTCTCGGGTTCATCTCCAGCCGAGTGTTCATGTCCGGGGCGGCGGACCCCGTGACGCTCACGAGCGCCACGGTGTTCCGTGCTACCGACGATCGGGGCTCTCAGTTCGAAGAACTCGGCACCATCGATCTCGGCGCCACGACCGGCGTCCGGGCTCCCCGTGCGGTCTGGGACAGCGGCCAGCAGCGCTATGTGGTCTCCTGGAGCGACGACAACGGCACCGCCTACCACACGACGGTTGCCGACCTGACGAGGACCGAATCAGAAGCCGCGCCGTTCGCGCCCGAGAACAACGGACAACGCTCCCGCATCGTCGCCGCGGGCAACCGAGGGGACGTCCTGACGGGATCCCTGCTCGGTGTCGCCGCCGTCTCCGTCGCCGGTTTCGCCGATCGGGTCGCCGATGCGGTGCCCGGAGGCACCCTGCCGGTGAGCGCTTCTCTCGGCAGTGCGCTCGCTGAACGGTACAACCGCGTCTCGAACATCGCCGCCCAGGTGACCGATCCCACGGTCACTGCGGGCGACACCGAAGCCGTCGGCACGACTCGAGCGCGCTTGACCTATTCCGACGGTTCCACTGCTGAGCGAGCCGTGGACTGGGATCCTGCCGACCTCGCACGCGTCGCCGAGGCGACGGAGGGAACCTTCACGGTGTCGGGCACCGTACGCCAGAAGGACTACACCGTGCCCTTCGCCGCGAACCGAGCCGACCCGACGATCTATCGATACACCCGCGATGGGCGAACGACGTACCTGTTCATCGCGACAGACGACACGAACAACAACAACATCGCCTCGGCGCACCTCCCGATCCGCGTGGCTGACTCCTTCGAGGGGCTGTCGGATGCGGCAGGCGGTGCGGAGCGAGAAGTGGACCTGCTCAACCGATGGACGCGTCGCGACACAACCACCGACGGTCGAACCATCGCCGGTTGCTACTGGGCGCCCGAGATCCACGAGATCGGCGGGAAGCTGTCCATCCTGTTCTCTCCCTGCTTCAACGCCGGGAATCCGACGTCCAACGAGGGCGGCGACTGGACCACGGTTCAGTCGCACATCATGCAGCTGCGAGAGGGCGGCGACCCGGCGAACCCCGATGACTGGTCGAAGCCCGCCGCGGTGCTCAGCCCGCAAGGTGCGCCGCTAGGACGACCGGGATACGACCGCAACATCAGCCTCGACATGACCTACTTCGAGGCGAACGGGCAGGCCTACTACGCGTGGTCGCAGCGCTACATCGGCGCCACCGTCGGGGACCCGCTGACGTGGATCGCGAAAGTGGACCCCGCGCAGCCGACGCGGATCGCCTCAGAGGCGAAGCCCGTCATCTCGCCGTCGCTGTCCTGGGAGCTCAGATTGGCCGAGGGCGCGTTCGCCATGGAGCGCGACGGCAAGATCTACCTGATCTACTCGAGCGACGGTGTGAGTCCTCGCTACGTGGTCGGAGGTGTCTGGGCCGACATCGACAGCGATCTCATGGACATCGACAACTGGCACAAGTACAACACGCCTCTCATGAAGAGCGTGCCTATGCCGGATGGCGTCGTCGACTACCTCACCTACCCGCAAGGGCCAGGCCACGGTGCGGTGACGACGGACGACGACGGGAACGAGCTGTACGTCTACCACACGTGGGGTGACGGCGTCGGCGGCAATGGCCGCGACACACGCATCGGACGCGTCCATTGGGCCGCCGATGGTCGCCCGATCCTGGACATGACGAAGGATGAGCAAGTCGCGCCGTCGCTTCGCACCGTCACGATGACCGTCACCGTGAGGCCGACCGGTGGTGTCGGCCCCAGCCCGGAGCCGACCACCAGCCCCACTCCCACTCCGGGCGCAACCGGTGCAAGCGGCGCAATCGTCACCTCCAGCGCCACCCGTGTCCGGCAGGGCGACACCTTCGACGTGTCGGTGTCTGGTTTGCAGCCCGGCGAGCAGGTCCGAGCGGAACTGCACAGCGAGCCTCTGACGATCCGCGGCATCCGGCCGGCCGACGCCCAGGGCGCCGTCACGTTCCGGGTCGACGTGCCGCGGGACTTCGATACCGGGGCGCACACGCTCGTCGTCACGCGTGCCGACGGGACGACTCTCGCGCCGCTCGCCGTCGAGGTGGTCGCGCACGACGCCCTCGCGCTCACCGGCGCCGACTGGCCCGCGGCGGTGCTCGTGTTCGGGTTGGGCGCGCTCGCCATAGGAATCACCGTGTCGTATACGCACCGACGCAGGGCCTGA